In Eubacteriales bacterium mix99, the DNA window ATCCTGCCGGAGCTCCTTCGCCGCTTCGGGAATTTCCTGTTGCGTTTTGGTATCGCTGACAAGGACCCTGGCTCCCGATCGATCCAACAGTTTTGCTGCAGACACGCCGCTCCGGGCCAGTCCTGCAACCAATATTGCCTTTCCTTTCACGTTATCCGCGAAATCCATACTACCTCTCCTTCCAGATACCCGTTTCAAACAGGCACGGGCCTCCTGTTGCGAACATCGTCCCGTTCCCTAAAGACTCATTAAGGCAACCAGACACAGGATTGCTGTCGCAATCATAAACATGGCAACCACTCTGGTCTCCGGCATACCTGACAACTCAAAATGATGATGCAGGGGTGCCATTTTGAAAACCCGTTTTCCTCTCAGCTTGAAGGAAACCACCTGAATAATATCGGAAAGGGCCTCGACCATATAAATCCCGCCGATTATAGGAAGCCAGAGAGGAATCCGGAGCAGAACGGAAAGGGCCGCAACAGCGCCTCCCAATGCAAGGGATCCCGTATCCCCCATAAAAACCTGTGCGGGATGGGCATTATAACGTAAAAATCCCAGGCAGCCGCCGGTCAGCGCCGCAGAAAAGATCAGCAGTTCCCCGTAGTTTTCTGCCAGATAGGCGATATGCCGGGTCCGGTCCATCTGACAGACAGAAAGCAAAATAATATTCAGCGTGGCAGAAACAATCAGCGTTACGCCGGAACACAGTCCATCCAGCCCATCGGTCAGATTGACGCTGTTTACCGTACCGATAATAATAAACACAGTGACGGGAATATAAAAGATTCCAAGATCCCATTCCTTCCCCACAAAGGGCAGGATGACGCTGCTGCCGATATATTCATTGGTATAGGCATAATACGCCAGTGCCACAGACAGAACCAGCTGTCCGATGATTTTCTGATAGGCACGCAGTCCGAGGGAGCGGCTTTTCACGATTCCGATATAATCATCCAGAAAACCAATCAGCCCAAAACCGACCGTGGACAGAACGGCAAAAAAAACAAAGTCCCGGTTTCCCCTGGTCAGAATCAGGCTGATGACTATCAACGGAATCTGGAACAGCAATCCTCCCATGGTAGGCGTTCCCGTTTTGGCTAAATGACTTTTCGGCCCGTCCTCCCTCACCGTTTGCCGGAACTTCAGTTTCTTCAGCCAGGGAATCAGAAGTATGCCCATCAAAAGCGTGGCAAGAAAGGCAAGTATCACAACCATCGCAAAATACTTCATCCGAAAAAATCTCCTCCTTTCAGATATGCCACGATTTCCTCCATTTTCATGGCCCGGGATCCCTTGATCAGAATGCGGTCCCCGCCGGACAATCCATCCTTCATCCACCGGATGACTCCCCGGTTTTCCGGAAAATGATAAATGGACTGCGCCGGCATTCCTGCTTCTTTTGCCCCATCCGCAATCCAGGAGCTGTAGTTTCCCTTCGTAATCAGTATATCCGTGCCATATTCGGCCACCATTTCACCGATCTGCCGGTGTGCCCTTTCGGAATAATCACCCAGCTCCATCATATCCCCCAGAACAGCAATTTTCCGTCCGCCCGCCATATTCCGCAGCAGCTCCATGGCAGCATGGACCGAATCCGGACTTGCGTTATAAACATCATCTATTATTTTAATATCGGCATCTCGTCCGATATTCTCTATATGCAAACGCATTTGTCCCCCGGTATGCTTCAGAAGGCCGCTGCATATTTGGTCCATTCCAATGCCAAGGGACCTTCCGACTGCAATCGCCGCAAGGCTGTTGAGTACATTATGTCTTCCGGGTACCCTCAGCCGGACCGGAAACCTTGCCCCGTCTGCAACCAGAGTGTATTCCATCCCGGATTCCCCTGCCGGACGCAGCCCCTCCGCCCGGTAGTCCGCACCCGGTCCGGTTCCAAACCGCACCAGCGAAAAAGGTGCTTTCCTTTCTTCCATCCGATTCCCTTCCTGATGCAGCAAATCGTTGTCATCGTTGAGCACTGCGGTACAGCCCGCCTGGAATCGTTCCAAGATTTCCAGCTTTGCCTTCAGTATATTCTCCCGGCTCCCGAGCTTTTCAATATGGGAAATGCCGATATTGGTCAGAACCGCAATCCGTGGAGGGGCAATGCCGGCCAGGCGCCGGATTTCGCCGAATCCGCTCATTCCCATCTCCAGTACGGCAACCTGATGACAGGGCTCCAGACGAAACAGGGTCAGCGGCAGTCCAATGGCATTGTTGAAGTTTCCCTGCGTACTTAGGACACAGTATTGTTCGGACAGAACACAGGCAATCATATCCCTGGTGCTGGTCTTCCCGGTACTTCCGGTGACTGCCACAACAGGGATACGCATGGATTTCAGATACCATGCAGCCAGTTCCTGCAGGGAAGTCAGGGTATTCTCACAATATATGGTGGATATGCCATCCGGTAAAGGATTCCGAAGATCCTGCGTCAAAACTGCGGCAGCACCCTTTTGAACCGCCTGCGGCAGGAATTTATGCCCGTCAAACCGTTCCCCGATCAGGGGAACAAACAGATCACCGGGCCGCATGGTCCGTGTATCCGTGGATACGCCGGTAATCCCAGGCGCCTTCCCTTTCCGTATCAGCCTTCCATGTGCCGCAGTTGCTGTCTCCTCAATGGACAAAGGTCTCATCAGACTTTCTCCTTTCCCAGGAACTCCGCAACGATTTCCTTTTCATCAAAATGATAGGTCCGGCCTTTGACCAGCTGATAGGTCTCATGACCTTTTCCGGCCAGGAGGATGACATCGCCTTTCCCTGCGGTTTTCAACGCATATTGGATGGCCTCCCTGCGATTCTCAATCACTTCAAAGGCGCAGTCCGTCTTTCGCAAGCCGGGGAGAATTTCGTTAATGATTGCCATGGGGGCCTCATCCCGTGGATTATCCGTCGTTACGATGCAAAAGTCAGAGTATTTGCCTGCGATCTCTCCCATCATTGGCCGCTTTGCCCGTTCCCGGTTCCCGCCGCATCCAAATAAGGTAATCATTCTTCCTTTTGTCAGATCCCCGGCTGTCTTCAGGATATTTTCCAGGCCGTCCGGAGTATGGGCGTAGTCCAGAATAACGGAATAATCAGTGCCGGTATCCAGAAGCTCAAACCTGCCCGGAACCCCCCGCATGGATTCCAGACCGCTGCGGATATCGGAAAGGGAAATTCCCGCCGCATAGCAGGCAGAAGCTGCGGCAAGGGCATTGTATACACTGAACAAACCGGGAATGTGCAGGTTGATTCCGATGCTGGCACCCAGAATATGCAGATGAAAGGACACCCCCTCCGCTGTGATTTCAATATCCCGCGCAAAAATATCAGCAGGCTGATGGATGCCGTAGGTGAACACCTTGCCTTTCAGGCCTTCCAGAATCATCCGTCCGTTCTCATCATCCACATTGATCGCAGCAAGACGGCTCTGCTGAAATAATTTGGCCTTCGCATTGCGGTAATTTTCCATCGTGCCATGAAAGTCCAGATGATCCTCGGTAAGATTGGTGAACACTCCGACTTCATAATTACAACCTGCCACACGTTCCAAAGCCAGGGAATGGGAAGAGACTTCCATAACGGCCGCTTCCACCCCTTCCCGGGACATATCGCCCAACAGTTTCTGCAAATCCGGCGATTCCGGCGTCGTTCGCTGCGACGGGATCTTCCGGTTTCCGATAATGTTGGTAATGGTCCCGATCAGTCCCACCTTTTTCCCGGATTCCTCCAGGATGGATTTGATCATATAGGTAGTGGTTGTTTTCCCATTGGTACCTGTTACGCCAAATAATATCATATCCTTTGACGGGTTTCCATGGAAAACGGCGGAAATCAGGCCCATGGCCCTGCGGGTATCTTCCACAAATACCCTGGTGATTCCCTCCGGAAGCGGAATATCCCTGTGGAGCAGCACCGCCACGGCCCCTTTTTCGACTGCCGCTGCAGCATATTTATGCCCGTCTGTCCGATAACCTTCTATACAAAAAAACAAGGACCCGGAGGTCGCCTGTCTCGAATCGTAAGTAATTGCATTGATATCAATGTCCAGGGATCCTTCTGCATGAAGAACTTCTGTATCTCTCAACATTTCCCTCAGTTGCATTCCAATTCCTCCCAGCCGCCACCCTTATTCAGGCAGCCTGTTTCTTTTGTAAGTATATACGAAAATATTACCATTTATACCCTCTCTGCCCCTTCCTGAATCCCCGGAGTCCTCCGTATCCTCCGCAC includes these proteins:
- the mraY gene encoding phospho-N-acetylmuramoyl-pentapeptide-transferase — protein: MKYFAMVVILAFLATLLMGILLIPWLKKLKFRQTVREDGPKSHLAKTGTPTMGGLLFQIPLIVISLILTRGNRDFVFFAVLSTVGFGLIGFLDDYIGIVKSRSLGLRAYQKIIGQLVLSVALAYYAYTNEYIGSSVILPFVGKEWDLGIFYIPVTVFIIIGTVNSVNLTDGLDGLCSGVTLIVSATLNIILLSVCQMDRTRHIAYLAENYGELLIFSAALTGGCLGFLRYNAHPAQVFMGDTGSLALGGAVAALSVLLRIPLWLPIIGGIYMVEALSDIIQVVSFKLRGKRVFKMAPLHHHFELSGMPETRVVAMFMIATAILCLVALMSL
- the murF gene encoding UDP-N-acetylmuramoyl-tripeptide--D-alanyl-D-alanine ligase, with translation MRPLSIEETATAAHGRLIRKGKAPGITGVSTDTRTMRPGDLFVPLIGERFDGHKFLPQAVQKGAAAVLTQDLRNPLPDGISTIYCENTLTSLQELAAWYLKSMRIPVVAVTGSTGKTSTRDMIACVLSEQYCVLSTQGNFNNAIGLPLTLFRLEPCHQVAVLEMGMSGFGEIRRLAGIAPPRIAVLTNIGISHIEKLGSRENILKAKLEILERFQAGCTAVLNDDNDLLHQEGNRMEERKAPFSLVRFGTGPGADYRAEGLRPAGESGMEYTLVADGARFPVRLRVPGRHNVLNSLAAIAVGRSLGIGMDQICSGLLKHTGGQMRLHIENIGRDADIKIIDDVYNASPDSVHAAMELLRNMAGGRKIAVLGDMMELGDYSERAHRQIGEMVAEYGTDILITKGNYSSWIADGAKEAGMPAQSIYHFPENRGVIRWMKDGLSGGDRILIKGSRAMKMEEIVAYLKGGDFFG
- a CDS encoding UDP-N-acetylmuramoyl-L-alanyl-D-glutamate--2,6-diaminopimelate ligase, coding for MQLREMLRDTEVLHAEGSLDIDINAITYDSRQATSGSLFFCIEGYRTDGHKYAAAAVEKGAVAVLLHRDIPLPEGITRVFVEDTRRAMGLISAVFHGNPSKDMILFGVTGTNGKTTTTYMIKSILEESGKKVGLIGTITNIIGNRKIPSQRTTPESPDLQKLLGDMSREGVEAAVMEVSSHSLALERVAGCNYEVGVFTNLTEDHLDFHGTMENYRNAKAKLFQQSRLAAINVDDENGRMILEGLKGKVFTYGIHQPADIFARDIEITAEGVSFHLHILGASIGINLHIPGLFSVYNALAAASACYAAGISLSDIRSGLESMRGVPGRFELLDTGTDYSVILDYAHTPDGLENILKTAGDLTKGRMITLFGCGGNRERAKRPMMGEIAGKYSDFCIVTTDNPRDEAPMAIINEILPGLRKTDCAFEVIENRREAIQYALKTAGKGDVILLAGKGHETYQLVKGRTYHFDEKEIVAEFLGKEKV